A stretch of the Rosa rugosa chromosome 5, drRosRugo1.1, whole genome shotgun sequence genome encodes the following:
- the LOC133709839 gene encoding tRNA-specific adenosine deaminase TAD2-like isoform X2 codes for MSSLGEDNPNDDTLMFMDLALEQATRHAEMEAIDTLLEQWREKRLSTSEVAEIFSKCNLYVTCEPCIMCAAALSIVGIKEVFYGCANDKFGGCGSILSLHSSSSEALMSGGVPQGKGFKCTGGIMASEAVSLFRNFYEQGNPNAPKPHRPLTHQAIQ; via the exons ATGTCATCTCTTGGAGAAGACAACCCCAACGATGATACCCTTATGTTTATGGATCTTGCTTTAGAACAG GCTACAAGGCATGCAGAAATGGAAGCCATTGATACTCTTCTTGAGCAGTGGAGAGAAAAGAGGCTTTCAACTTCAGAAGTTGCGGAAATCTTTTCAAAATGTAACCTCTATGTTACATGTGAACCATGCATAATGTGTGCAGCAGCTTTATCAATTGTTG GTATCAAGGAAGTATTTTATGGCTGTGCCAATGACAAATTTGGTGGGTGCGGATCAATACTGTCGCTGCATTCAAGTAGCTCTGAGGCACTCATGAG TGGTGGAGTACCACAGGGGAAAGGTTTCAAATGCACTGGAGGGATAATGGCATCAGAAGCAGTCTCTCTTTTCCGCAATTTTTACGAGCAAGGAAACCCTAATG CTCCAAAGCCTCATAGACCTCTGACTCACCAGGCCATACAATGA
- the LOC133712626 gene encoding MOB kinase activator-like 1B: MLSKGAQLRKHIDATLGSGNLRESVKLPTGEDLNEWLAVNSFGCTDQFMARRFCGLFDSAGFGRHFGSFQDYMVE, from the exons ATGCTCTCTAAG GGGGCTCAGCTGAGAAAGCACATTGATGCAACACTAGGCAGTGGGAACCTAAGAGAATCAGTAAAGCTTCCAACTGGAGAAGATTTAAATGAGTGGCTTGCTGTCAACA GTTTTGGATGCACCGATCAGTTTATGGCAAGACGATTTTGTGGTCTCTTTGATTCTGCAGGTTTTGGAAGACATTTTGGATCATTTCAAGATTATATGGTAGAGTGA
- the LOC133708696 gene encoding NAC transcription factor 56-like, which translates to MGSQKGVVVSSDLLPVGFRFMPTDEELVTHYLMNKACSRAVPVADAIQEIDATRFYSNHPKNLVTFSDGEREWFFFIHEDDESCSSRAQRKRTVREVGNGLGFWKPNGSENPIYNEDGNVFATKIYLTYFSGSCHSNKPKRTHWKMVEYHLQIRREWVVLGRLQRGMDYTGF; encoded by the exons ATGGGATCCCAGAAAGGAGTAGTAGTGAGCTCTGATTTGCTTCCAGTTGGGTTTAGGTTTATGCCAACAGATGAAGAGCTGGTCACTCACTATCTAATGAACAAAGCTTGTTCCAGAGCTGTACCAGTTGCTGATGCGATTCAGGAGATCGATGCGACTCGGTTTTACAGCAACCATCCGAAGAATCTAG TGACGTTCTCTGATGGAGAGAGGGAGTGGTTCTTCTTTATTCATGAAGACGATGAAAGTTGCAGCAGCCGTGCCCAGAGAAAAAGAACTGTTCGAGAAGTCGGAAACGGGTTAGGGTTTTGGAAACCGAACGGATCAGAAAACCCGATCTACAATGAAGATGGAAACGTTTTTGCCACCAAGATCTACCTCACTTACTTCTCCGGAAGTTGTCACTCCAATAAACCAAAGAGAACCCACTGGAAAATGGTCGAGTACCATTTACAGATAAGAAGAGAATGGGTAGTGCTGGGAAGATTACAAAGAGGAATGGATTACACTGGTTTTTGA
- the LOC133712265 gene encoding uncharacterized protein LOC133712265: protein MPSRELGVLSDMLDILKKASQKLLKQQELYRSKLLSSYKDMVSVITNMVKTSRSMRCFVKGSTNSPLLQVSGYSECNNDPGDGGGILVFTFWSISCFEKVAEELVHMLILELNLKRLLVVDILSVTCKVPTANSLHWSEELYPGEFGDLSICNLLSEETCKPVYPRLHGQKSDKPAIGRNQQPDHDVLQVYLTTWLIEVNIDTDRVDEIFAEVGEGIHCRLS from the exons ATGCCTTCAAGGGAGTTGGGGGTTCTCAGCGACATGCTGGATATACTAAAGAAAGCTTCACAGAAATTGCTTAAGCAGCAG GAACTTTATCGGAGCAAGCTTTTATCATCATACAAGGACATG GTGTCTGTTATAACTAATATGGTCAAAACTAGTAGATCCATGAGATGCTTTGTCAAAGGGTCAACCAATAGTCCACTTTTACAAGTTTCTGGCTATTCCGAATGTAATAATGACCCTGGAGATGGTGGTGGGATTCTAGTCTTCACATTTTGGTCGATCTCTTGCTTTG AGAAAGTGGCGGAGGAGCTTGTCCATATGCTTATATTGGAACTAAATTTGAAG CGTTTGCTTGTGGTGGACATACTGTCAGTTACTTGCAAAGTTCCAACGGCTAACAGCTTGCATTGGTCTGAAGAGCTATATCCAGGAGAATTTGGTGATTTGAGTATATGCAACTTATTATCTGAGGAAACTTGTAAACCAGTCTATCCAAGATTGCATGGTCAGAAATCTGATAAGCCAGCTATTGGACGTAATCAGCAGCCGGATCATGATGTTTTGCAG GTTTATCTAACAACATGGCTCATAGAGGTGAACATTGATACTGACAG GGTGGATGAAATATTTGCTGAAGTTGGGGAGGGAATACATTGTAGGCTTTCATGA
- the LOC133709839 gene encoding tRNA-specific adenosine deaminase TAD2-like isoform X1 produces MSSLGEDNPNDDTLMFMDLALEQAKLALDSLEVPVGCVIVEDGKVIASGRNRTNETRNATRHAEMEAIDTLLEQWREKRLSTSEVAEIFSKCNLYVTCEPCIMCAAALSIVGIKEVFYGCANDKFGGCGSILSLHSSSSEALMSGGVPQGKGFKCTGGIMASEAVSLFRNFYEQGNPNAPKPHRPLTHQAIQ; encoded by the exons ATGTCATCTCTTGGAGAAGACAACCCCAACGATGATACCCTTATGTTTATGGATCTTGCTTTAGAACAG GCAAAGCTAGCTTTGGACAGCCTTGAAGTTCCTGTCGG CTGTGTGATTGTTGAAGATGGAAAGGTTATAGCGTCTGGAAGGAATCGGACTAACGAGACACGAAAT GCTACAAGGCATGCAGAAATGGAAGCCATTGATACTCTTCTTGAGCAGTGGAGAGAAAAGAGGCTTTCAACTTCAGAAGTTGCGGAAATCTTTTCAAAATGTAACCTCTATGTTACATGTGAACCATGCATAATGTGTGCAGCAGCTTTATCAATTGTTG GTATCAAGGAAGTATTTTATGGCTGTGCCAATGACAAATTTGGTGGGTGCGGATCAATACTGTCGCTGCATTCAAGTAGCTCTGAGGCACTCATGAG TGGTGGAGTACCACAGGGGAAAGGTTTCAAATGCACTGGAGGGATAATGGCATCAGAAGCAGTCTCTCTTTTCCGCAATTTTTACGAGCAAGGAAACCCTAATG CTCCAAAGCCTCATAGACCTCTGACTCACCAGGCCATACAATGA